DNA sequence from the Euwallacea fornicatus isolate EFF26 chromosome 2, ASM4011564v1, whole genome shotgun sequence genome:
TATGGTGCCTCATTGTAtataaagtgaattttttcttgtgggaagtgttatatttttatataaatgttGTGTAAGCGTACATATTATGTCATTAGTTacataagtttttaattgataaaatatagtattgctaattttctacaaaaactcTTGAAAGTTTCGATTAcagtttttccctttttaatataattttataaattaggtGTCTGAAGAGATTCTCTAAACCTCACGTGAAATTCTAGTTAATAATTTgtcctaaaatttaaatactcgaagacattttttccgtgaaatttgtttttttccacATCTGTATTTGTAtcagatttttattaaaaaatttgaagattgtAATTGATTTGATAACGAAAGCTGgacattcatttttattaaaacagtTCCTAATGCGTAAAAATTGTCTAAAAGATTATTAGATACcaaagtgtaaaaattaaagaaaatgttctaattttgtttgtttaattcctAATTTACCACCACTGCCCGGATTGATTTTTAACAGATTTACAGACAACGGTATCTACTACTTATCATCTAATGATCCTTTTCTGATAGACGTTTTAACATGAAGACAGAAGATGTAACCTATGTGGCAGTTCCATCCAGAGCGTCTTTTACTGCTAAGGGTAGATAGAATTGGTGGCGCTGAATAATTTGAGGAAAGTAACGCAGTGGTGGTAAATGAGAATTTGAGGAGTAAAAGCtacaatttttctcaaaacaaATTCGCGTCTAAGTATGGTTGGGGAGATTCAAATATTCAACACAAAGTAACCCGGTATCTTACAAAGTAAAGGAAACATAATGACCTCTAGTTAACGTAAATTTGTAGATGAATTTCATCATGACGATtaatttcaagtattttttgaaaataataaaacgagAAATGCTTAATATAGAAACGAAATTGTTAGGGACCCTCccatttaggaaaattttgatgGCCAACAAAACCCCCATTAAACAGGCCACAAAATTgaagttataaatatttatttttcgataaatttcttaaaattacatGCAATAAACAACACATCTCTATAAACATTCTACAAAAATAGCTGACAACATTGTAGACTACATAAGGGCGAGTTTACCCATGTCCTGATAAATCAAGGAAATAGGCTTTTCTTGTACGAGTTAAAATGATCAGCAGCTTTGCCAAAGAAGGCAATAATTGTTAACCTAAAGAGACGAATTTACCAAAACACCAATAAACTCTCCTTTTATATGAGGTACCGAACCACATAAAACTGACATCACAATTCGCGTTCCTATTATATAATCAATAAGCGATTTTCGTGATCACAATCCTCCGTTTTGCGTTAAATTACTATTCAAATAAATCATAATTCAATGCCCtaaaaaatgaagagaaaaGGGGATAGATCAGacacaaaatttgttcccACAAGTGCTTAAATTGACCTATAATTCGGAGaactatttgaacaaaacaaggaaacaatattaaatatagatacataataaatattaaaaacttaaaactcAGGAAAAGACTTAAACCAAAAATTTGCGTAGCTAAATTCATCATTTGCTCACTTTAGGATTTGAGGAGCCCACGtattataataaacaatatgCCCATAAAAAATGCCCTTGAAAAGGAGACTTTTTGAGTCATCCCCTATAAAGGGGGTTAACTGCAAACGTAACACTAAAAGATCTAAGGAATcattttaatgttataaaCTATAATCGGttgtattaaaatgaaatttagagAAAACTTGCACTATTTGAGgttgcatttttaaatataaacaacattttttcctttaacttCAGGGAGtaatatttaatgcattttgtagaaaaatccGAACCTCTGAGAGAACTGGAAAAATCACAGATTTTATAAAGGCGGCGCTATGTATAAAGCTTCTATATCCTTCCCAACGAATGCATgcaaaaaagtcataaattttcttaggaataatctaaaaaaagtCTACGTCTGTGATAAAGTGCATTCAAAACAAGGATAATTATCATATATCCTTCTGCATTATGTTCCCAAAGGTGAGAGAGACAGGTACCTGCACTCAGATCTTCAAATAAGAAATGATCATAGATAACAAGTGGACAGTAAAACTATCAGCAAGAATTTTCCATATCAATGGAAGATTTGTCATAAACTAAATAGCTGAAGTCGGTACAAACACTATAAGTGAGTGAACTATGGATCAAACAGTGTAAAGGTTAACAAATCTAGAAGGGCAAGGAATGATTGTTCGACCTTCCTAGAAATTCTACAAGAGGACTCATGATATAGTGGAACTATTGTATATGAATATGACCCGCATGAGCAGACACACCCATGTCTGATAATATCAGCCAAGTTCCTGAGTTTGTGGCTGGGAAGATTGGTTTCGTATGGTCTCACAGGAAATATAGACCAACAACACATTTTGGAGTTACTTTAGTTTTACAATATtcctgaaaatatatttttctgtttgtaAAGAAAGTGAGAAAACTGTGAAGCCAGAAGTATTCAATAAATACTTCGGATAATTCTAGGGACGTGTTGTTCATTATCTTTTGAAAATGCCCACGAGTCGACTAGTGACAAGAATTTTGTATGTGAGCAAGTAAAGGCTCAGACATAGGGAGTCCAATCTCAAAGGTTTCAGGAAAAATCTAAAGCAAACAAATTTGATGATTACGTgacacatacagggtgacccaacGAGAATTTTGCCCCtcaatttttagaatttaaaatgaaaatgtgtaaaaattcTCAGACCTGTCGGTTCAACTTCAACTCCGAAACAAGGGTGGCAATTACCCCTAAAATTTCTAACGAGAAGAGATGTCAAGTGATACCTCATTTTAAAAGTGGTTGTACCCTAATTGTAACCTttaagattattatttatcccCGTTGACATGAAAGCTCGTTAAAGTATGtgggaaaaattgtaaataatgaaaCTTATCCTTTTAAATCTGATAAGTAAAATTCACCACTTATGTTAAAGTCTGTAGCTTTTATCATGATAAATTTCCTCACAGACTTTGACAAACTGTCATATCGACAGGGATAATTGCAATGACTTTAAACTTAAAGTTTATAATCAGGGTACAACTACCTTTAAAACGAGTGACGACACGACACCCCttaccattaaaaattttggaggtaGTTGTCACCCCTCCTCGAGGTTTAAAGTTAAAgggtttaaaataaaatacaaaattgtcgtcctcaaataaaaaatcgtcGGATCCAagcatttttataaatgttcattataaatactgaaaattgaGGCGCAAAGTTTTCGTTGAGCCATCCTGTATGTGTGTAGACCACAAGCACAAAGATTTAAAAGGTCTGTGCATGGGAAGAGATTGATCAACCAACAGACTCTTCaaacatcaattaaaaaaaattattctgatGGTGTTATGAGATATCATGTTGAGCTAGTGGCAAATCACTTACATGTAAAAGTTGCCCTTCTGAAAGGTTCTTTATAGGAAAATGTGGATATGGAAATACCTGATAGTGATCagatttcaagaaaatataaatgtttttttgaattgttgAAGTCCTATATGAACTGAAACAGTCATCCCCTGTCTACAAGAGGGTTTTGGTGGTCAGGCAAATatgtttgtatattttattgtgttatatttttattacattatattAAATTCGAATTGCTGGAATATATTGCTGTTTATGCAGATTTCTTCCAATTTTCGAACGGTCAACAAGAAACTAATTTTGTAAAGTGTTAGAGACAGAAGAGAATTGCAAAAAGTTAAAGATCTggtgcaataaaaatttatagatatcattaaatcaattaaatagAAGATTAAACAGAAGAAATGACCGtatcattttttctaaaaaaatccaaaattaatatacaagAAACGACatatggattttaaaaaatagtgcGAAGAAAGAGAAGGACGCGAAAATTACGTACAAAGCGAAATAAAACAAGAGAATATACAACAAAAGATATAGAGAATGCGATAAGCTTTTGGCATTTTTACAAACAAAACATGTCGGACATTAAAAAACTGAATGATTCTGATGACTGCTATCTATTAATAAAGGAAATGGCATTAATGTGGTAAACTGTTCCATATCTTTATAGGCGCGAAGGTTGTCCTGACCATAAGTATAGCAGACGCCTACCTGGGTTGTGAATCCCATGAATTATCCACCACCGATATCACTGTTCATGACTCTGCTGTAGTTATTGCtataaaaaacacaaataattGCGTCAATTAGCCAGTTTTCATACggaaaacgatattaatatggTGAGATACTGTACACAGTACTTTGAATTTAGGGACCAGATAAATCATCATCACAACGAACTTTTTATGACATACATGACGGAGTAAATGTCTAAATCAACCTGCAGGGAAACATTCTTTTGAAAAGAATCCAGAAAAAATAGcctcttttttcaaattattcaatgcCAATCTCTCTATGGACCTCATTTTAGGACATCTGCTACACAATTGgctaaaagaaattaattatttcttaaaaagtcTTCAAAAAGCTTGGATGCTGGTAGTTTTAAAGAATGGAATACATTTTTACTAAGAAGTAGGAGTCTTgggaaaattttatcaatttcaatttgcaaAACGTTTTCGTGGCTCCATCTCTAGGTAGCGGTGTAAGTAAACCATGGTCAATTCGTTGATAGTTTTGTAACAATCGTGGAAGTAAGGCCGGTTTATAGGTTGGCATAACATAACATAGAAAACTTGAACCGTGTAGAATGCGTggataaatttattgatgCACATTCTAGCACATCATAACACAAGACACGACCTATCTTTTGTTACATATGTTATACTATGTACCTTGCGTGAACCAAAGCAAAGGTCTTTATTTTTATCGGTAAAGTAGAAATCTACAACAGCAAACACTatggaataaaaaaagataGGTTGATGGTTCAAACCAAAAACCAATAATATGTGTAACATTCCTGCGACTGCTCGcctcttaaaacaaaaaccttTAATGGGACCAGGAATGTTGAAAAAACAGGAGTAGCAACGATATACAAATATTACCAGTTCAAGTTAAAATTTAGGGATTGTGCGAGTAGGACAAGGGACACACAAGATTTAATATGCCTCTGACAAAGATCAAGAACAATGTGGGCGGAGTCAATTCGGTCGGCGTCTCCACTTCGATGAATAGATCCGCTGCTATGATCGATTTCGCTGCCTTTGCGATCATTGTCGGAGGCATATTAAAACTTATGCGGTCCTTGTCTTACTCTCACAAACCATaagcttttattttaactGGTAACACCTGTATATAGATTTAAGGTTAAACCAATAAAAACTGCCAACAAGTGTATCTTAGTGCTGTCACATAGCTTATAAGCAGAAGTATAAGTTTTCCTTGACTGCCTCAAGGTGATCATTATaaggccattttcaaaatgctAGTCCCTGCTGTATAAAATAACTAACTTGAGCCGCATCTCGACTACCAATTATACACAAAGTGGTAGTGAAACGCATTACCCATCAAATAGTTGTTCAGTTTAAACACACGAacttatttacataaaaacaaaatgaatgCAGTTTTGGaacttgtttccaagatattaAAGATGAGGCATAAGCATATGctcagtattttttttcggCTTAAACAAAGCCTTTGACGGTGTCGACCATGGCATCCTGCTGAACAAACTCCTGCACTacaattctttaaaataacatatagTGTTCAATTCCTAAAATCTCATTTAAAGTATACTTCATGTCCACGTAtacaatatacatatacaataTAGATATTAGAATACATATTATATATACTCTCATCAAATCTAATTAATTGTGTCGATATAGGGGTGATCTCAGCAAGGAGAAGGACTAATGTCGGAGTCGCCCCCGAGGTTCAGTTTTCGGCTCCTTATTGTcgcttatattaataaataaactgtTTTATACAcgttcatgaaaaaaaatacattctcTCGTTGATGACGCCACGATATTCTTCGCCTTTGACTCTACGGACGGTTCACTGACGGGATTTTTGATAACATAGAATAGGGCTGGCAGCTGATTTCGTTGGTTTCGTTGCAATAGGCCTCTTTTCAATATGGAAGAGACTAGcgattatttttgctttacgTCAGATGATAATGTCTGCGTTACAAGTGTgatgtttcaataaatttcaaaaactacaaTACACAAAATGTAGTATTCTATCAgttataggaaaaaaatagatatttctatttaacaaGCACAACCTCAAATTATTTCTTGCAGAAATaagtaatgaaaaaatgcaCCATTAATTACCATTCATTATAGGTGTgtagtttaatattaaaagactttaaagaaattattcgATTTAACATATCTTTTAACACCTCGATATATTTACCTTACCAATTGGGCCCTCGGCAACCATCATCCCTCTCAATAATAACTTATTAAACACGGAACAAGttatacaaataatttaataaatataaataaataaaattcgctAAACATtctaggaaaaaaatcattatccagttttctagaatttttttttggtaaccCTGCAACGCCGCACTTTGCCGCGAAAGATACAAAACGTCCCAAAAGGTAAACTGCGTAAAACTAATCGACCTCAAATCACTGTCTTTTAATGCAAAATCCTacattttagtattattttgaaaaatttgggaACATcttgttttaaaacattttaattcaacGTGAAACAAAAGCGTGAATATACGAGTTATTTAAGTGTCTCCTACAAGCCGAATTTACGAGGGGGCTAGTGGAAACCACAGAGTTagaatgatttaaaaaaaactctaagCAGTTATCAGTgattatagaaaaaaactgaaatttacaCTTTCTTTCCATACCGCATACAACAAAAATCTCACTAGTGGAACAGAGTGGCCTGGGTTCCATTTAGCTTTGCGCAGAGGCGAAGCTGTCCTCTTCATCACTAGAATCGTCCAAGTTGTTGCGGGAAATGCTTCGTGAAACCACAGTAGAGCGAGATTCGTATCGCGGAGTTTTCCTAGGAGGAATTCCATCTTCTAAGAAGTCATAATCGCCATTAAAGGTAGGGCTGCCTGGAGGGCTCAGTGCGTTCAGGATTTTATCCTTGCTTTCATGCCAAATGTTAGTCAATCTATGAAACTTCTTATTAGGCTCACAAAAcctcattaaaattcaaaacttacCGCTCTTTTCCGAACAGCAGCAAGAAATTCTCAATAAACTCCCTAGATTTCTCCTCCCACTTGGCAATCATATCATCTTTCCTCTCTCCGATAGAGTCCATCACCCTTTTGCCCTTATCCTTTAGCTCGTGCATCTTGTTTTGTAAGCGAATTTTTTTCTCGCTCAAATAGGAAATATTCAGATCCTTCGCCGAGTATCCTCTGGCCAAATTTCTTCTGACGTAAATATCGTAGTCCCTCACAATACGGGCCACAATGTCTGAAGTGGACACGCCCTCAGTGCGCTCAGTAGCCACAAACATTCCCTTAGCCTTCCACTTAGCGTAAATATCGTTGGTGTCATCCCCACCATAGGGAATATCGTCATGCGCGATAAAATCGATTTTGTGCTTCTCAAAAAAGGCCTCATCTACCTCCCAGGGGGCGTCCCGGACGATTTCATCGACATAGCGACAATGCCTTACGGCCTCATATCTCTCGGTCTCGTTCATTACCGTACGACCTTTTTTGCTGTGCGTCAGCCTATCACTGCAAACTATATTTATatccaaattatttaaacgttAAAAACTATATAGAGTAGATAAAAACCATACCTCCAACTATAAGGTAAACGTTAGGGAAAACGTTTTTGGCTTGCAGGAGTTGGCGGGCGTGGCCCTGGTGGAATAAATCGTAAATTCCGTCTGCGTAGACGCGCACAGGTCGCGACGCACTTCCGGTGTGCGCCATTTCATAGGTGATGCGCTTAGTGTAGTCGCACATGTCGCGATTCAGACGAGCTGTTGGGTCATCGCTGAAGGGGGCTTCATCGCATGTGGactgcaataataattataataataataactatttttcttaatctcAAGTCTAAGAACAATTATGGTTAAAATGTGTTCCTGGTCAACTTAATGGTGTTGAAGAATGACTTAAACCTTACAGATAACTCATGTGTTTGAATTGTTAGGTTTTCTTAAAAGCCACAAAACACTTGGAGATTGAGAACTCTATTAGGAATTAACGGCTTTATAACTGATAGGTATTCTTAAAGATTTTCTAAACTTGAAGTgataaagcaataaaaatgtttttcgacAGCTTAAAACATCTTTTTTCAAGTATAGAATAAAAAATCCCTAAGAAGTTTCGAAAATTCCTGCGTTGGGTTTCTCATAATTCTCGAGTGATTTTCAGATACattgagatattttgaaattcctccgaaaaataccgaaataaatcacaaaaaaattcttcacaGCCACGTTTCTTCCATTTCCTTGTTAAGATTTTGGAAAGTGATGTTTTTTTAGacttttgttggtttttttttcagacacCCATAAGACTAGGCATCCTCAAAAAACTtccgtaaattaaaaaaaattcgaagcATTTGCGAATTCTGAGAGgtagaaaatttaaagcatttcgaaatatttaggaaaaacattgttcttaaaactattttacaTTAAGTAGAATCTGCTTTGtacgaaaattcaaatatttcgcAATAAGACTAACCAGAAAGGCTGTTATTGAGAACCAATaaaattgccaattttaaatttgaaaacttgttGCACTGTATTTTTTCGGCCTTTTGAGTTGCATGATTTATTTCACCTTAATATATATACATCAAGTACAAACGATTTTAAGcagacattttctttaaactgTTAAATCTAAAGGGATATGAGAAATGTTCTTATTAGATTAGGTTAGATACCGGGTCTTCTTGAAATATAAAGCATTGGAAGAGAGAAGAAACGTGTATGTCATCTGGATCCACTGTTTTTTCTGCCATTTACTACTTAAGGTGGCAGGATCTATGGCATGACTTTGAGTGACAAAAGGGACCATATGATGTAGGGTAAATGGTGCTGAATAATATGAATTGATCATTTACAACATTAGCACCGTAGTAGCAAATTAACGTTTTAGCGGTATAAGTAGGAGGATTTTAAAAACGGTTCTAAATACAAATACTGACAACAGCATTGAGTTCAAAATTCTGGTATTGTAATCGTTTATTTATCcaaattaacctgaactaataataaatgtattaataCATTACAATATGGGTGTACTACCAGTCATTGCTCTATATTATTTCCATATCTATGATCGATTTGACCTTGGTCCGATCAAATCGATttctagcattttttttattaaatcgtCTTATCATTATCATCAAACAATATTGGCGTTAGCATCACCACCAAGCTTAATGAGTACCTaccgaaaaaaatattaaaattgctgGTCTACATATTATCAAACAATAAGTACCAGTTGGAGCCAGATAAAAGCAGCACGAAATTTATCAACTGACAAGCTTTTAAGTGGTACTTGACGAACCTATTTATTGGTATTACCAATAAATTCGTTATTTGTGTTTGCGCTTAGGTGGCGCCATTTATATACATACACACATGTACATGTCATTTGGAGGCTTATGATTAAcagtatatatgtatatatacacaCATAGCTTCTGTGGTAAAAAAAACCTGAGTCATAAAGAATTACACAATTAACTGATGTAACCTACAGTTATGTAAGATTAAGTATTTActataaacattaaaattcgaatttgtttagaattttctgaataaaCCTCTGAATAAAATTAACGTACCACTAAAAATACGTTACAACTTTAATGCTAAATAACTTCTAAGCCTGGTTTCCGCTTTTAGTTCATGTTCTTACAGATCATCGAAGGTCCATTATCATTACGTGGATACTGGTTATACATAATCttttttcctacatttttggAATCCTCTATGaattattttagatttcaAAATATGTCGCATTTCACATCACATTAgacgcaatttttttcaatcttgTTAGTTGTAGTTCACTTTTATATCTCTAATAACAAAGCAGATATGAACTACTGAAAAAAATGTGCGCATCCTTTCCTTGTTTCAATAATATTAGGTTGATATCTCTCTTTTGACACTTAGGCCAAATGTTGTTAAGAAATCTACTATTTGAAGACGCAAatcctaaatttaaattaataataattccaaTTCAAAATGATCTAAACTAGGTGCAATAAAATGTCCATTATTCTCAGTTTATCTAGgcttttactattttccttttttcttattagttcaatattattgaaataaaaaatcccttaacaatatatgaaattaaaaaaacgaatttaaagtaaataaggAAAAACTGTGCTAATTGTTTCTAGAAATCTGTAACTTCTGTATTATCAGAGATTTCCACATGAGCaagaaaagtattttaaaaaaatgtaatttaaaattgaaattttctagaTTCTACAATGATTCACGGGGTGCTCcacaattaacaaaaaaaacgagaTACATTTGGCTCACCCAATATGTAATGATCATGGACTTTTGCTAAAAACATGAGGATATCACTTCATTCCTAAAGAATGGGTCTAAACTTATGTAAAAACATCACTAAAATCGGATAAGGGATTTAGAAGTTATTTAGTGTCAAAGTTGTGGCATATTCTTAATGAGGCCATAGTTTTTATCAgatagtttattatttaaataatataccCATTTGATAAGAGCTCTAAAACTAACTTGTTGCGGGCATTGCCGGCTTATATCGAGTATTTAAgcgaattaatattttatctaCTCCATACTGCAATATTGACATTTGTTAACGATTTTGAACAACAAAATCTTGGCATTAATAGAATCtttattaattacaaaaaatttactgaCCAATTTCATAACCCTTAAAGGCAACCTCCTACGCAAGCAGTTGTGCCGCAGATCAGGCATTATACTATTCCACTTTCTACCTCACTACAATATCTCCAaatgaattaataaacaaacataacACATACAAAACTAACATATGCAATTAACTACACTTATGTGAAATAGTTGAAAAATAAGTGTATAAATAATGCCAACATTGcatattaaaatgataaatataaacatgAAAATGACTCGCACATTCATCAAtgcttattaaaaaattgcaagtcAATTGCTGTTTGGTGTTCCAACATTAACGTGGGTAAAACATAAATGAAACAATGTCTTATTagtcaaaatatttcattactgGTATTTACATTGCCTGCCGAAGTGTCGTGgtaaagtaagaaaaaaaagccatatttttaattaatttaaatatttcattttattgtccttattgaaaatggaaataagtatctaattcaatattaaatgTGTAAATAAAGTACAAAATACCTTATCTATATGAACACCAACGTTCAGCATTTGATGTTTTCATATCAAAAAACTGATAATATAagcaaaagttcaattttttaaaacagttcAATAGTTCACAATATAATTAGAATATCAACACAATATCAAACTTAACTAGTAGACTCTCAGAACATCAATGCATGCGCCTCCTTTTTGAGGGGCCAGGCATATACTCTAAATTATCCTCATCGCTGGAAGACCCAGGAGGAGTTATCGCTCTCATAATTTTGTCTTTAGAGGCATGCAGTAGCCTCAAAGGTTTCTTTAAGAAAACCTTCACAAAACCATCAATAACTTCCTTAGATTTCTCCTCCCACCTACTTAACAAATCATCAGTCCTCTCCCCAATAGAGTCCATTACCCTCTTCCCCTTATCCTTCAACTCatccattttattttgcaatttcagtCTTTTCTCTTTCAGGAATGACACATTTAGCTCCTTAGCTGAATAGCCTCGAGCTAAGTTCCTTCGAACATATCCGTCATAGTCCCGAACGATTCTGGCTACAATATCCGTGGTGGAGACACCGTTGGTACGCTGAGTAGCTATAAACATGccttttcttttcaaatcagAATAAATATCGTCCACATCAGCACAGGCATAAGGCTCATCATCATGTGCAACGAAATCGATCTTATGTTCTTCCAAGAATTCATCACTATATGACCATGGGGCGTCTCTGAGCACTTCGTCGACATAGCGACAGTGACGTACAGCGTTATAGCGCTCTTCTTCAGTAAGTACTGAACGACCTTTGTATTGGTGAAGTAAATTATCACTGCacactagaaaaaaaattaccaattgGAGTATGATTTTAGGCCAAAAAGCTATGATTTCAAAGATCaaataaatatcattaaagtaaaatgaggAGCTTGAAGTGGCCTAGACTTAAAACATGGAAAATTCAGATAAATCAGGTGATGTCGGTCAATTTTGCTGCAGTGACACAAAAAACAGTTTATATTCTATTACTATCTATTGTGGTTAGTCATAAACATGAGAAAGTACTTGTAAATTAATCATTGCCCGATTATGAGTTATCACTGAATAAAATGTGTTTACTGAAATCATTGAAATCAGCGAACATTTGAAGTTTGTACTATGTAATAGTTCAGTAATCAATATCTTGTTAActtacttattatttttagttgaacCAGAATGTATTATTAGGCTTACGAAAAACGTGATAAGACATAATTAGATATATCGattaacaaattcaaaaaaatcgatCAAATTACTcgaatttttctcaaatggaATTTCAAGgatattgtttattaaaagataaaatctTATATCCCCTATATAACaaacttgcaaaaattttgataatttttattacgtaGGCTATCTTTGATAAAAATAGAGTGCCGGAAATATACAGAAATCCCGTATTTTCGAATAAGACTTTAACAGCCTGTAGCGGACAccattttatagaaaacatgattgcatcatatAAACGACtgtttagttttcgagatacagagCGTCTAAgactgatttatttttttgtacgttACCTTCCGCATTTTCTGCAAACGATTACAAGTACAA
Encoded proteins:
- the LOC136350230 gene encoding choline-phosphate cytidylyltransferase B-like, translated to MPDLRHNCLRRRLPLRVMKLSTCDEAPFSDDPTARLNRDMCDYTKRITYEMAHTGSASRPVRVYADGIYDLFHQGHARQLLQAKNVFPNVYLIVGVCSDRLTHSKKGRTVMNETERYEAVRHCRYVDEIVRDAPWEVDEAFFEKHKIDFIAHDDIPYGGDDTNDIYAKWKAKGMFVATERTEGVSTSDIVARIVRDYDIYVRRNLARGYSAKDLNISYLSEKKIRLQNKMHELKDKGKRVMDSIGERKDDMIAKWEEKSREFIENFLLLFGKERLTNIWHESKDKILNALSPPGSPTFNGDYDFLEDGIPPRKTPRYESRSTVVSRSISRNNLDDSSDEEDSFASAQS
- the LOC136350231 gene encoding choline-phosphate cytidylyltransferase A-like isoform X2 codes for the protein MNCTAAPFSEDPGPSKIRDGVDYKVKIELEKALRGEASRPVRVYADGAFDLFHQGHARLLRQAKNVFPNVYLIVGVCSDNLLHQYKGRSVLTEEERYNAVRHCRYVDEVLRDAPWSYSDEFLEEHKIDFVAHDDEPYACADVDDIYSDLKRKGMFIATQRTNGVSTTDIVARIVRDYDGYVRRNLARGYSAKELNVSFLKEKRLKLQNKMDELKDKGKRVMDSIGERTDDLLSRWEEKSKEVIDGFVKVFLKKPLRLLHASKDKIMRAITPPGSSSDEDNLEYMPGPSKRRRMH
- the LOC136350231 gene encoding choline-phosphate cytidylyltransferase A-like isoform X1, which encodes MLDIQANSGSNGELRNGHTMSRKRTRSHSEPESVITALKLPQLVQPITVMNCTAAPFSEDPGPSKIRDGVDYKVKIELEKALRGEASRPVRVYADGAFDLFHQGHARLLRQAKNVFPNVYLIVGVCSDNLLHQYKGRSVLTEEERYNAVRHCRYVDEVLRDAPWSYSDEFLEEHKIDFVAHDDEPYACADVDDIYSDLKRKGMFIATQRTNGVSTTDIVARIVRDYDGYVRRNLARGYSAKELNVSFLKEKRLKLQNKMDELKDKGKRVMDSIGERTDDLLSRWEEKSKEVIDGFVKVFLKKPLRLLHASKDKIMRAITPPGSSSDEDNLEYMPGPSKRRRMH